Proteins from one Podospora pseudoanserina strain CBS 124.78 chromosome 1, whole genome shotgun sequence genomic window:
- a CDS encoding hypothetical protein (EggNog:ENOG503PE8P; COG:S) gives MLPVFLLSVWWRLILTHPHSPRIITKPTPKPTMATTPRPLFVYGNLCAPELLAMLLRESDETAPDVDKILPMLQPATVKGYERRSLYFGSGYTQHPAAIASKDPNASIQGCLLTPATTSQRRKLDNFESEGEAYKCVPVQVHIATDQSVAADMYLWNGPMEKISPDPWDFASFVKNGLQDFFLNVFEGMEFGGEDDQ, from the exons ATGCTGCCTGTCTTTTTGCTGTCGGTTTGGTGGAGGCTGATTTTGACTCACC CGCATTCACCACGCATTATCACCAAGCcgaccccaaaacccacaaTGGCAACCACGCCAAGACCCCTCTTCGTTTACGGCAACTTGTGTGCTCCAGAGCTGCTTGCCATGCTCCTCCGGGAATCAGATGAGACCGCCCCCGACGTCGACAAAATACTCCCCATGCTGCAACCTGCAACCGTCAAGGGATATGAGCGGCGTTCATTATACTTCGGCAGTGGTTACACCCAGCATCCCGCGGCAATTGCCTCCAAAGACCCAAATGCCTCGATCCAGGGCTGCCTCCTCACACCAGCTACCACGTCTCAACGTCGGAAACTCGACAACTTCGAAAGTGAAGGAGAGGCATACAAGTGCGTTCCCGTCCAGGTTCACATCGCTACCGATCAGTCAGTAGCGGCAGACATGTACCTCTGGAATGGCCCGATGGAGAAGATATCTCCTGATCCTTGGGACTTTGCCTCCTTTGTCAAAAATGGGCTGCAGGACTTCTTCCTCAATGTTTTTGAAGGAATGGaatttggtggtgaagacgaCCAGTAA
- a CDS encoding hypothetical protein (COG:P; EggNog:ENOG503NWEV) yields the protein MGLKLTHLYAAPEVNPVNRKARAIPFFNPVNVYGRVFFFSWFGFMIAFWAWYTFPPLLTHTIKYDLNLSPAEVANSNIVSLLATLLVRVIAGPLCDQFGPRKVFGGLLLVGAIPLGLAPLVQNINGLYISRFFIGILGGSFVPCQVWSTGFFDKNIVGTANALTGGFGNAGGGITYFIMPAVYDAFVASGRSPGQSWRLTFIIPLVMVIATGAALLLLCPDTPTGKWADRHLQAKENLHAHGIDETIVDIPGAITDRLPSTPPDSNHEKVDLKIERKTSAAFDHEAQLSKTEMIQTAQGEIVQKPTLKEALQVARSPQTIFHILTYSCSFGSELAINAILASYYVKNFPSLGQTAASNYAAIFGFLNFVTRPLGGIVSDILYNYFGRSLWLKKMWIVVCGAVTGVLLIVIGVLDPRDQGVMFGLVAVMAVFLEAGNGANFSLVPHVHPFANGILSGLTGAGGNLGGVVFAVVFRFMDGGKGYARGFWVIGVVNLGIALGVSWIRPLPRGQVGGH from the exons ATGGGCCTCAAACTCACTCACCTTTACGCTGCCCCTGAGGTTAACCCCGTTAACCGAAAGGCGCGGGCGATACCTTTCTTTAACCCTGTTAATGTTTACGGCCGGgtgttcttcttctcgtgGTTCGGTTTCATGATCGCGTTCTGGG CTTGGTATACATTCCCACCATTG CTCACACATACTATCAAATATGACCTCAACCTCTCACCGGCTGAGGTagccaacagcaacattGTCTCTCTTCTagccaccctcctcgtcagGGTCATCGCCGGCCCATTATGCGATCAATTCGGTCCCCGCAAAGTCTTtggcggccttctcctcgtcggcgCCATTCCCCTCGGCTTGGCCCCTCTAGTGCAAAACATCAACGGGCTCTACATCTCCCGCTTCTTCATCGGCATTCTCGGCGGCTCTTTTGTCCCCTGCCAGGTCTGGTCAACCGGCTTTTTCGACAAGAACATCGTCGGCACGGCCAACGCCCTGACCGGCGGCTTCGGCAACGCGGGAGGCGGCATCACCTACTTCATCATGCCCGCCGTCTACGACGCCTTTGTCGCCAGCGGCCGCTCCCCGGGCCAATCCTGGCGGCTGACGTTCATCATCCCTCTTGTCATGGTCATCGCAACGGGGgctgccctccttctcctctgccCCGACACCCCCACCGGCAAGTGGGCCGACCGTCACCTCCAAGCAAAGGAGAACCTTCACGCCCACGGCATCGATGAGACGATCGTCGACATTCCCGGCGCCATCACCGACCGGTTGCCTTCCACCCCACCAGACAGCAACCACGAGAAGGTTGACCTGAAGATTGAACGGAAGACTTCAGCCGCGTTTGACCACGAGGCGCAGCTTTCAAAGACGGAGATGATCCAGACTGCCCAGGGGGAGATTGTCCAAAAGCCGACACTGAAGGAGGCCCTCCAGGTCGCGCGCTCCCCGCAGACGATTTTTCACATCTTGACGTACTCGTGCTCTTTTGGATCGGAGCTGGCGATCAATGCCATCCTGGCGTCTTATTACGTCAAGAATTTTCCTTCGCTCGGGCAGACGGCTGCGTCGAACTATGCTGCCATTTTTGGGTTTCTCAATTTTGTTACGCGCCCTCTTGGGGGTATTGTGTCTGATATTTTGTACAATTATTTTGGACGCTCGCtgtggttgaagaagatgtgGATCGTGGTTTGTGGTGCTGTCACTGGGGTGCTGTTAATCGTGATTGGGGTTTTGGACCCGAGGGATCAGGGGGTGATGTTTGGATTGGTCGCGGTGATGGCGGTTTTTTTGGAGGCGGGGAATGGTGCGAATTTCAGCTTGGTGCCGCACGTGCATCCATTTGCGAATGGGATTTTGTCGGGGTTGACGGGGGCGGGTGGGAACTTGGGCGGGGTGGTGTTTGCGGTTGTATTTAGGTTtatggatggggggaaggggtatgcgagggggttttgggtgaTTGGGGTTGTTAATCTTGGGATCGCTTTGGGGGTGAGTTGGATCAGGCCGCTGCCGAGGGGGCAGGTTGGGGGGCATTAG
- a CDS encoding hypothetical protein (COG:S; EggNog:ENOG503P0YR), with protein MTTTPCSLPCVPHIVGPDRGSNNEIMKAQNHQTPPPSRPTETMMDPQRQQEPISSSSSTTEAEVETPTNDPPPPPPPKTLLTASKLWNYLNQDIKPTAFAEIQLTLLTFCIGLQDAVSFPDFHCFASNQTGNTVFLVLAIILPEMNGEMFVTSNIAVALGFFLAAAYLTGQLGHIIGPRRRLYIIICNLIQTCLVFATAVLQYKKGVEPQGTRTLLAIGFLATAAGSQVVVSRSLKMTEISTAMATAAWLDLVIDPDLMRVKNRGRNRRLMFLGSLILGTLVGAVIFKRVGSAVALFVSAGGKGVVTGMWFGVEGEESRKREGREEKGEMGVMV; from the exons ATGACAACAACGCCTTGCTCTTTACCTTGCGTACCGCATATTGTTGGGCCGGATAGAGGGTCGAATAACGAGATTATGAAAGCTCAGAATCATCaaaccccaccgccatcacGACCTACAGAGACGATGATGGATCCTCAAAGACAACAAGAACCTAtctcgtcttcatcctccaccaccgaggcCGAAGTCGAAACACCCACCAACgacccccccccaccaccaccaccaaaaacccTCCTCACGGCTTCCAAACTTTGGAACTACCTCAATCAAGACATCAAACCCACCGCCTTTGCCGAGATCCAACTTACGCTTTTAACATTCTGCATCGGTTTACAAG ACGCAGTCTCCTTCCCCGACTTCCACTGCTTCGCCTCCAACCAAACAGGCAAcaccgtcttcctcgtcctagccatcatcctccccgagATGAACGGCGAGATGTTTGTCACCTCCAACATCGCCGTCGCCCtgggcttcttcctcgcggCCGCCTACCTCACCGGCCAGCTCGGGCACATCATCggcccccgccgccgcttGTACATCATAATCTGCAATCTCATCCAGACCTGCCTCGTCTTTGCAACTGCTGTCCTGCAGTACAAGAAGGGGGTCGAGCCCCAGGGTACACGAACCCTCCTGGCGATTGGGTTTCTTGCCACTGCTGCGGGATCGCAGGTTGTGGTGAGTAGGAGTTTGAAGATGACCGAGATTAGCACGGCgatggcgacggcggcgtggTTGGATTTGGTGATTGATCCTGATTTGATGAGGGTGAAAAATAGGGGGAGGAATaggaggttgatgttttTGGGGAGTTTGATTTTGGGGACGTTGGTGGGGGCGGTGATTTTCAAGAGGGTGGGGAGTGCGGTTGCGTTGTTTGTTAGtgctggggggaagggggtggtgacggggatgtggtttggtgttgagggggaggaaagtaggaagagggaggggcgggaagagaagggggagatgggggtgatggtttaa
- the CYS3_1 gene encoding cystathionine gamma-lyase cys3 (COG:E; EggNog:ENOG503NU9U), giving the protein MARFHVVSPLFSLSLRLLDYFFQGSSKEPLLRDLPRSPLSRLGNRRGTSFSLISKRALQQASAGARCARSAQFRNPTVFFILSPQGRCRDFYKNHPTPLLLNVPPRFPYITTRGSHSPTNKTYRMTITTPPRASSPSSGFGTRAVHAGSEHDPSTGAVIPAISLSTTFAQTAVGQPVGEYEYSRSSNPNRKNFEDMVAALENAKHALAFSSGSATTAVILQSLASGSHVISVSDVYGGTHRYFTQVAKAHGVKVTFTPEIEVDIREHITPATKLVWIETPSNPTLRLVDIRAVATAAHEHGIMVVVDNTFLSPYIQNPLDHGADIVVHSVTKYINGHSDVVMGVAAFNSEELFKRLSFLQNAIGAIPSAFDSWLAHRGAKTLHLRAREATTNATAVGHALEASPHVIAVNYPGLDSHPHRAIAKKQHRNGMGGGMLSFRIRGGHAAAERFCQLTRIFTLAESLGGVESLCEVPSSMTHAGIPKEQREAVGVFDDLVRLSCGVEDAEDLKNDVLQALERAVAETSNGNGTNGVNGH; this is encoded by the exons ATGGCGCGATTTCACGTGGTCAGCCCTTTGTTTAGCCTGTCTTTGCGTCTTCTCGACTACTTCTTTCAAGGAAGCTCGAAGGAACCACTCCTTCGAGATCTGCCAAGATCTCCACTGTCTCGGCTTGGCAACAGGAGGGGCACCTCTTTTTCGCTGATTTCAAAGCGAGCCCTCCAACAAGCATCAGCTGGAGCAAGGTGTGCCAGGTCGGCTCAGTTTCGGAATCCCACAgtgttttttattttaagCCCGCAGGGTCGATGTCGCGATTTTTATAAAAATCACCCAACGCCTCTACTATTAAACGTGCCCCCACGCTTCCcctacatcaccaccagaggCTCAcactccccaaccaacaaaacGTACAGGATGACTATcacgacaccaccaagggcctcttccccctcgtcGGGCTTTGGCACCAGAGCCGTCCACGCCGGCTCTGAGCACGATCCCAGCAC CGGTGCCGTGAtccccgccatctccctctcgaCGACCTTTGCGCAAACGGCCGTCGGCCAACCGGTTGGCGAGTATGAGTACTCTAGGTCCTCTAACCCTAATCGCAAAAACTTTGAGGACATGGTGGCGGCCCTCGAGAACGCCAAGCATGCCCTCGCCTTCTCTTCCGGTAGCGCCACCACTGCCGTGATCCTCCAGTCGCTTGCCTCTGGCTCGCACGTCATCTCTGTCTCCGACGTCTATGGCGGCACCCACCGTTACTTCACCCAGGTTGCCAAGGCCCACGGTGTGAAGGTCACCTTCACCCCTGAGATCGAGGTTGACATCCGCGAGCACATCACCCCTGCCACCAAGCTGGTATGGATCGAGACTCCCAGCAACCCTACCCTCCGTCTCGTCGACATCCGCGCCGTCGCGACTGCTGCCCACGAGCACGGCATCATGGTTGTTGTCGACAACACCTTCCTGAGCCCTTACATCCAGAACCCTCTTGATCACGGCGCCGATATTGTGGTGCACAGTGTCACTAAGTACATCAACGGCCACAGCGACGTCGTCATGGGTGTCGCCGCCTTCAACAGCGAGGAGCTCTTCAAGAGGCTCTCGTTCCTGCAGAACGCCATCGGCGCCATCCCCTCGGCGTTTGACTCGTGGCTTGCCCACCGTGGAGCTAAGACTCTGCACCTGCGTGCCCGCGAGGCCACAACCAATGCGACGGCTGTCGGCCACGCCCTGGAGGCCAGCCCCCACGTCATCGCGGTCAACTACCCCGGTCTCGACTCTCACCCGCATcgcgccatcgccaagaagcagcaCCGCAACGGCATGGGTGGCGGCATGCTGTCATTCCGCATCCGTGGGGGTCACGCCGCGGCCGAGCGTTTCTGCCAGCTGACCAGAATCTTTACACTTGCCGAGTCCCTGGGCGGTGTCGAAAGCTTGTGCGAGGTGCCAAGCAGCATGACCCACGCTGGTATTCCTAAGGAACAGCGtgaggctgttggtgtcTTTGACGACCTTGTCCGTCTCAGCTGCGGTgttgaggatgccgaggaccTCAAGAACGATGTTCTCCAGGCTCTTGAGCGTGCTGTTGCCGAGACTTCCAACGGCAACGGTACCAATGGTGTCAACGGTCACTAA
- a CDS encoding hypothetical protein (EggNog:ENOG503Q4NB; COG:S): MVGPTLTMTAPAVDTSTPLPFHRSQRSQGSQHSHSTPPPPARSSSKEQPPLKLARPDATSRPPANTNKELPSLPMPDPSFDIPSFDFEFSPEFKRSFSFCSDKIEALSIRPVKPTATVVTAPETRLLPIASTEARAEPTKQPIPPRTSSKNIDTTTYHRNSTSTAPTVAAAPRAEKHGRSRSKSMIDRPLSWLPSSKSTPNVPATHELSQRVTKNNVTVSTDNLVEDSQLERSRTVESFANFAKKSWMTKSRSPSPPTTPERLRHETREPSTERKKSPVKSRLTLRTRARSDCDSSQDASAEPQSSSSSNSTSRVFSRASVYLTRIKQKPQSVFSRTSSPLSLPAPSSVKSSESNDSDSASAATAAHSVKPVPAKTTLAPSNLPRSAALATNNAFAHVEAAPSRSSSHRTSSLESDLDTETTATTSASSEIASQGTADTNITMPHPTSRDPLWGTFRTLDGEFARFAARPTTSTRMDVVRGVLVPFLKSTSHHPSNSSRSVLSSEDFDRRATVLNKWWNGLLSMLDAGHSRLLAGGYGLAPGIAALGVQFPVLQPVAGVDRPTLLEAATMIMMRPEWRTCTSQFQPLAERSPEEKVRARSNTSSTVGSDVDSLLTEPAEHNVRTMFVNNLTTQMALVVEKMSLRHAPLSLVNWCGKACAYAFFFVPGVADVLVRLWGLNADILRRVADEFGLPRRSKGESEDIVALYPEHLHKLGWSSVKTLGDKLRLAAKLPLMPAKIPWHGPWVSRWRGGETDLFFIFCKYFHVLSEQFVFEGLPLVEKARSPAFVLVHAQILSVLDSTIHRQASIDAMLGPPISDSIHGADATLTGISVPSNVLKGMDENRLIVLLKDVLSEGSVGVNHEIKHTFAEAFAAISKAAAKRTPRFDQASCFMLCDFLEEMLVTLDTFQNTVNGSPAGSPAEEIGQPRYLEFGSTAPFVNYIDWPFWLEVGKMMAESNNTMSEIRVLSFLYSVWDAITSDPVRKETLCTEWLLTEEFFAKFFNHWCPMVRAYYMRLLCWRICRDSGSASEVNSKIFLTVSQRLKTLWAHYLWLKADADMRGKVQPSTAPAHPTPGKRFLIIRTEVQPPQPSMKLGFDSFSSSFPGSDQLVDYAGTFGINGGDTVGGIKDDGDVSSFKKRLSMLGKVLPFSSQNGRAVDPKRAWDEELEQARRETAAARMGPRQGPPPPPKRPGHHATLSTDSISTTGSAPVYEATTYVFRFALTWQTGPGGQPMPLGPTRDRILTRPRLPAPAQARVSARSAAINDVGNFQNGSLVYRSDSPPPISPGLPPDTRRVSGALQTGLISEARNARPLSIVEDTPRKSMESSKRRYSLSINVTAVASDSEDERYNRPSPLRHMSFDGYERGPSVDMIRMARPPAPAIRAEKPLGPYASGAVYTGRALAEWAIVINECNSFVDRRRDEGVLGLAEVEIPILGVDGLGMRQRG, translated from the exons ATGGTTGGTCCGACACTGACCATGACGGCGCCCGCTGTGGACACCAGCACGCCATTGCCTTTTCACCGCTCACAGCGCTCACAAGGTTCACAACACTCACAttctacaccaccaccacctgctaGGAGTAGCAGCAAAGAACAACCCCCGCTCAAGCTCGCCAGGCCCGATGCTACCTCGCGCCCGCctgccaacaccaacaaggaACTTCCGAGCCTGCCCATGCCCGATCCCTCGTTTGACATTCCCTCGTTCGATTTTGAATTTTCACCCGAGTTCAAGAGATCCTTCAGTTTCTGCAGCGACAAGATCGAAGCGTTGTCCATCCGCCCCGTGAAGCCCACCGCCACTGTCGTTACCGCTCCCGAGACGAGGCTATTGCCCATTGCATCCACTGAAGCTCGCGCCGAACCCACCAAGCAGCCAATACCACCCCGAACCTCGTCCAAAAacatcgacaccaccacctatcACCGTaacagcaccagcaccgcgCCCAccgtggctgctgctccgcGTGCCGAGAAGCACGGCCGTAGCCGGAGCAAATCAATGATTGACCGGCCGCTGTCGTGGCTGCCGAGCTCAAAGTCGACCCCCAACGTGCCGGCAACCCATGAGCTGTCCCAACGGGTGACCAAGAACAATGTGACTGTGTCGACCGACAATCTGGTGGAGGACAGCCAGCTTGAAAGGTCGAGGACGGTCGAGTCCTTTGCCAATTTTGCGAAAAAGTCTTGGATGACAAAGTCACGATCACCTTCACCGCCAACGACCCCAGAACGGCTTCGACATGAGACCCGCGAGCCTTCCacagaaaggaaaaaatCGCCTGTCAAGTCTAGGTTGACGCTGCGAACCCGCGCGCGTTCGGATTGTGATTCTTCCCAGGACGCTTCCGCCGAGCcacagagcagcagcagcagcaacagtacAAGCCGCGTCTTCAGCCGTGCCAGTGTGTATCTGACGAGGATAAAACAAAAACCTCAAAGTGTGTTTTCTAGAACATCGTCCCCGCTCTCGCTTCCCGCCCCATCTTCTGTCAAGAGTTCGGAATCAAATGACTCTGATTCCGCCAGTGCTGCGACAGCCGCGCACAGCGTCAAGCCTGTCCCGGCCAAAACCACCCTTGCCCCGTCGAACCTCCCCAGATCTGCTGCTCTTGCCACCAACAATGCTTTTGCCCATGTCGAAGCAGCACCATCTCGCAGCTCTTCCCACCGGACTTCGTCACTAGAGTCGGATCTGGACACGGAAACCACTGCGACAACCAGCGCCTCTTCCGAAATTGCTTCCCAGGGCACAGCagacaccaacatcaccatgcCACATCCGACATCCCGTGACCCTCTTTGGGGCACCTTCCGAACGCTAGATGGCGAGTTTGCCCGGTTCGCGGCGAGGCCTACCACCTCGACGCGAATGGACGTTGTGCGAGGTGTGCTGGTGCCATTCTTGAAAAGTACCTCGCACCACCCTTCCAATTCGAGCAGATCGGTGTTGAGTTCCGAGGATTTTGACCGGCGAGCCACAGTTTTGAACAAGTGGTGGAATGGCCTCTTGTCGATGCTGGATGCCGGGCATTCGAGGCTGTTGGCGGGAGGATACGGGCTTGCTCCAGGCATCGCTGCGCTTGGCGTCCAGTTTCCAGTATTGCAGCCGGTTGCTGGTGTCGACAGGCCAACTCTGCTCGAGGCGGCCACCATGATCATGATGCGGCCAGAGTGGAGGACGTGTACCAGCCAGTTTCAGCCTTTGGCTGAGCGGTCTCCCGAAGAGAAGGTCCGAGCGAGGTCAAACACATCGTCCACCGTTGGCAGCGATGTGGACTCGCTGTTGACCGAGCCGGCCGAGCACAATGTGCGTACCATGTTTGTCAACAACTTGACGACACAGatggcgctggtggtggagaaaaTGTCGCTCCGGCACGCCCCTCTGAGCTTAGTCAACTGGTGCGGCAAGGCGTGTGCTTATGCGTTCTTCTTCGTGCCCGGTGTCGCTGATGTTCTGGTGCGGCTTTGGGGTTTGAATGCCGACATTTTGCGAAGAGTCGCTGATGAGTTTGGTCTGCCGAGGCGGAGCAAGGGCGAGAGCGAGGATATTGTCGCGCTCTACCCCGAGCATCTGCACAAGCTGGGATGGTCGTCTGTCAAGACACTGGGCGACAAGCTGCGGCTTGCGGCTAAGCTGCCACTGATGCCAGCCAAGATCCCTTGGCACGGCCCTTGGGTGTCGAGATGGCGTGGTGGTGAGACGGATCTGTTTTTCATCTTTTGCAAGTACTTCCACGTGCTTTCTGAGCAGTTTGTTTTTGAGGGACTCCCGCTGGTCGAAAAGGCGCGGTCACCTGCCTTTGTCCTGGTCCACGCTCAAATCTTGTCGGTGTTGGATAGCACCATTCACCGACAGGCCTCGATCGATGCCATGCTGGGCCCTCCGATTTCTGACAGCATTCACGGCGCGGATGCTACTTTGACCGGCATCTCTGTGCCCAGCAATGTTCTGAAAGGGATGGATGAAAACCGGCTCATTGTCCTGCTCAAGGATGTGCTCTCAGAAGGCTCTGTTGGGGTGAATCACGAGATTAAGCATACCTTTGCCGAGGCTTTTGCTGCCATCTCGAAGGCGGCAGCGAAGAGGACACCACGATTCGACCAAGCTTCGTGTTTCATGCTGTGCGATTTTCTGGAGGAGATGCTGGTCACGCTGGATACATTCCAGAACACGGTGAACGGCAGCCCTGCAGGATCCCCGGCCGAAGAGATTGGCCAGCCGCGGTACCTGGAATTTGGCAGCACCGCCCCCTTTGTCAACTACATTGACTGGCCTTTCTGGCTCGAGGTGGGCAAGATGATGGCCGagtccaacaacaccatgtcTGAGATTAGGGTCCTCTCTTTCCTCTACTCGGTGTGGGACGCCATCACTTCTGATCCGGTGCGCAAGGAGACCTTGTGCACGGAGTGGCTGTTGACGGAGGAGTTCTTTGCCAAATTCTTCAACCATTGGTGCCCCATGGTTCGTGCTTACTACATGCGCCTGCTCTGCTGGCGGATCTGCAGGGACTCGGGCAGCGCCAGTGAGGTCAACAG CAAAATATTCCTGACTGTGTCGCAGCGGCTCAAGACTCTTTGGGCTCATTACCTTTGGCTCAAGGCTGATGCCGACATGAGGGGCAAGGTCCAGCCTTCTACGGCCCCTGCTCATCCCACGCCTGGCAAGCGGTTCTTGATCATTCGAACCGAGGTGCAGCCGCCACAGCCGTCCATGAAGCTCGGCTTCGACTCGttttccagctccttccCAGGGTCAGACCAGCTCGTGGATTATGCTGGTACGTTCGGGATCAACGGCGGAGATACCGTTGGTGGCATcaaggatgatggggatgtgtCATCCTTCAAGAAGCGGCTGTCAATGTTGGGCAAGGTACTGCCATTCAGCTCGCAAAATGGTCGGGCCGTGGATCCCAAGCGCGCTTgggacgaggagctggaacaAGCTCGCCGCGAGACAGCTGCTGCGCGGATGGGACCTCGCCAGGgacctccgccgccgccaaagagaCCTGGCCACCATGCCACCTTGTCTACCGACTCCATATCTACTACAGGTTCTGCGCCCGTTTACGAGGCCACCACCTATGTCTTTCGCTTTGCGCTCACATGGCAAACTGGACCGGGGGGGCAGCCAATGCCACTCGGTCCTACAAGAGACCGGATTCTGACCCGCCCTCGACTCCCTGCGCCTGCTCAGGCGAGAGTTAGCGCTCGCTCGGCGGCGATCAACGACGTGGGTAACTTTCAGAACGGCAGTCTTGTCTATCGCAGCGACAGCCCGCCTCCCATTTCTCCCGGCCTGCCACCCGACACTAGGCGTGTGAGCGGTGCTTTGCAAACCGGTCTTATCAGTGAGGCTCGCAATGCTCGGCCATTGTCCATAGTGGAGGATACACCACGAAAGTCGATGGAGAGCTCCAAACGCCGGTACTCCCTCAGCATCAACGTCACGGCGGTTGCCTCGGACAGTGAGGATGAGAGATACAACAGGCCGTCTCCTCTTCGTCACATGAGCTTTGACGGCTACGAACGTGGTCCTTCGGTTGACATGATCAGGATGGCTCGGCCGCCCGCGCCAGCAATTCGTGCCGAGAAGCCCCTCGGCCCTTATGCCTCAGGGGCTGTGTACACAGGCCGAGCCCTCGCCGAGTGGGCGATCGTCATCAACGAATGCAACAGCTTTGTGGACCGCCGCCGGGACGAGGGTGTGCTCGGGTTGGCCGAGGTTGAGATTCCTATTCTTGGGGTCGATGGACTCGGGATGCGGCAGCGGGGTTAG